A section of the Candidatus Eisenbacteria bacterium genome encodes:
- a CDS encoding PorV/PorQ family protein: MRKLIVVMLAVLLPSATEGAKQFAKVGTFGGSFLKIGIGARAAALADAYVAIADDASAIYWNPAGIARLTGRTLSVNHLALPADIAFDQAAYVFSPGFFPGVIGFNARALTMDQMERRTVYHPEGDGTYFDAGDMAFGVTYARSLTDKFSTGINLNWIQSGLDEYTAKTQTFDVGTLYDTGFRSIRIGMCIQNIGSELKHFERAARVPTTFRVGMSMNLMRNDVHSLLTSGEFSHPPDNQERASWAMEYSFNDYLYFRSGYKFNYDTEGFAAGTGVRFPTGAQAIAKVDYAYNDWGTLGGTHRVSLELTF; the protein is encoded by the coding sequence GTGAGAAAACTCATAGTTGTCATGCTGGCCGTTCTTCTTCCATCTGCGACGGAAGGCGCAAAGCAATTCGCCAAGGTCGGAACTTTCGGCGGTTCGTTTCTGAAAATCGGAATAGGTGCAAGAGCCGCTGCTTTGGCCGACGCGTACGTGGCCATAGCCGATGACGCGAGCGCCATCTACTGGAATCCGGCCGGAATCGCAAGGCTGACCGGCCGTACCCTATCGGTTAATCACCTGGCGCTTCCCGCAGATATCGCCTTTGACCAGGCGGCCTACGTGTTTTCGCCGGGTTTCTTCCCCGGAGTTATAGGTTTCAACGCGCGAGCTCTCACGATGGACCAGATGGAAAGAAGGACCGTGTACCATCCGGAAGGAGACGGGACCTATTTTGATGCAGGCGACATGGCCTTCGGAGTTACCTATGCGCGGTCTCTGACAGATAAGTTCTCGACAGGTATTAACCTGAACTGGATTCAGTCGGGGCTCGATGAGTACACTGCCAAGACGCAGACATTCGATGTCGGCACTCTCTATGACACCGGATTCAGGTCAATCAGGATAGGGATGTGCATTCAGAACATCGGTTCGGAACTGAAGCATTTTGAAAGAGCTGCCAGGGTGCCAACTACCTTCAGAGTCGGGATGTCAATGAACCTGATGCGTAACGATGTCCATAGCCTCCTGACTTCGGGCGAGTTTTCTCATCCGCCGGACAATCAAGAAAGAGCAAGCTGGGCCATGGAGTACTCATTCAACGACTATCTCTATTTCCGCTCAGGGTACAAGTTCAACTACGATACGGAGGGCTTTGCAGCGGGCACAGGCGTGCGGTTTCCCACGGGTGCTCAGGCGATTGCCAAAGTTGATTATGCCTACAACGACTGGGGCACGCTTGGCGGGACGCACAGAGTTTCTCTAGAACTTACCTTCTGA